The Malus domestica chromosome 13, GDT2T_hap1 genome includes a window with the following:
- the LOC114820731 gene encoding uncharacterized protein isoform X1 has translation MHIERKNPSEGVRKSPTLMQNEISRQISSQIFEFCDPELFQETLQNSEVTSSPNCCYEENSSFVTNLSLPPDIETKFSTYQDNNGNTDTSISQTPTTTSTTTTTTTTSTNTTTTAASVNNTTTTITDAINNNNGNLSIIFDSQEEIDNDISASIDFSPSPSFSVPPFLITPQDQFDFSQLPPQMPLADSVVEGFSQYPDEPVPPLMTAPLASVFEEDCLSSVPSYVPLNPSAPPCSFLGPPMGPYMPTGPINPASLSADNTGIFTSSILMASELQQQDLEYQGDNGGLFCLDSLSRVFNPEELQALGAENQQLVSGAGNSTSLPTEISIAEDPNFKVGKLSVEERKEKIHRYMKKRNERNFTKKIKYACRKTLADSRPRVRGRFAKNDDFGETHRPVGSSHEDDEVVVKEEEDLVDSSDIFAHISGVNSFKCSYPIQSWI, from the exons ATGCATATCGAAAGAAAAAATCCGAGTGAGGGGGTGAGGAAAAGTCCTACTCTGATGCAG AATGAAATTTCCAGGCAGATTAGCTCTCAAATATTCGAATTTTGTGACCCGGAACTATTCCAAGAGACCCTACAAAATTCCGAGGTCACTTCTTCTCCAAATTGCTGCTACGAAGAAAATTCATCCTTCGTAACAAACCTTTCACTGCCCCCAGATATAGAAACCAAGTTCAGTACCTACCAGGATAACAATGGCAATACTGACACAAGCATTTCCCAAACCCCCACAACTActagcaccaccaccacaacaacCACCACAAGcaccaacaccaccaccactgcCGCCAGTGTTAATAACACCACAACCACTATCACCGATGCCATCAACAACAATAATGGCAACCTTTCCATAATATTTGATTCCCAAGAGGAAATTGATAATGATATATCAGCTTCCATCGATTTTTCTCCATCACCATCCTTTTCTGTACCTCCCTTTCTCATAACCCCGCAAGATCAATTTGATTTCTCTCAATTGCCACCTCAAATGCCATTAGCAGATTCTGTTGTTGAGGGATTTTCACAGTACCCTGACGAACCTGTACCACCTCTTATGACAGCTCCATTAGCATCAGTTTTTGAAGAGGATTGCTTGTCTTCAGTGCCTTCTTATGTTCCTTTGAACCCTTCTGCTCCTCCTTGTTCATTTCTCGGTCCTCCTATGGGACCATACATGCCTACTGGGCCTATAAATCCTGCTTCACTATCTGCTGACAACACTGGAATTTTCACCAGCAGCATTCTTATGGCTTCTGAATTGCAACAGCAAGACTTGGAATATCAAGGAGACAATGGTGGACTTTTCTGTCTAGATTCATTATCGAGGGTTTTTAACCCCGAAGAGCTTCAG gCACTTGGTGCTGAGAATCAGCAACTGGTGAGTGGGGCTGGGAACTCTACTTCTTTACCAACTGAGATTTCGATAGCCGAAGACCCAAATTTTAAAGTAGGAAAGCTCTCTGTTGAAGAGAGGAAAGAGAAGATCCACAGGTACATGAAGAAAAGGAATGAGAGGAACTTCACCAAGAAAATCAAG TATGCCTGCCGCAAAACACTTGCTGACAGCAGACCTCGAGTCCGAGGAAGATTTGCAAAGAACGATGACTTTGGAGAGACCCATCGACCTGTGGGAAGCAGTCATGAAGACGATGAA GTAGTTGTGAAAGAGGAAGAGGATTTGGTTGATTCCTCAGATATCTTTGCTCATATCAGCGGAGTGAACTCTTTCAAATGCAGCTACCCAATCCAGTCCTGGATTTGA
- the LOC114820731 gene encoding uncharacterized protein isoform X2 gives MLQHVIQQQQQQQEQNEISRQISSQIFEFCDPELFQETLQNSEVTSSPNCCYEENSSFVTNLSLPPDIETKFSTYQDNNGNTDTSISQTPTTTSTTTTTTTTSTNTTTTAASVNNTTTTITDAINNNNGNLSIIFDSQEEIDNDISASIDFSPSPSFSVPPFLITPQDQFDFSQLPPQMPLADSVVEGFSQYPDEPVPPLMTAPLASVFEEDCLSSVPSYVPLNPSAPPCSFLGPPMGPYMPTGPINPASLSADNTGIFTSSILMASELQQQDLEYQGDNGGLFCLDSLSRVFNPEELQALGAENQQLVSGAGNSTSLPTEISIAEDPNFKVGKLSVEERKEKIHRYMKKRNERNFTKKIKYACRKTLADSRPRVRGRFAKNDDFGETHRPVGSSHEDDEVVVKEEEDLVDSSDIFAHISGVNSFKCSYPIQSWI, from the exons ATGTTGCAGCATGTGattcagcagcagcagcagcagcaggagCAG AATGAAATTTCCAGGCAGATTAGCTCTCAAATATTCGAATTTTGTGACCCGGAACTATTCCAAGAGACCCTACAAAATTCCGAGGTCACTTCTTCTCCAAATTGCTGCTACGAAGAAAATTCATCCTTCGTAACAAACCTTTCACTGCCCCCAGATATAGAAACCAAGTTCAGTACCTACCAGGATAACAATGGCAATACTGACACAAGCATTTCCCAAACCCCCACAACTActagcaccaccaccacaacaacCACCACAAGcaccaacaccaccaccactgcCGCCAGTGTTAATAACACCACAACCACTATCACCGATGCCATCAACAACAATAATGGCAACCTTTCCATAATATTTGATTCCCAAGAGGAAATTGATAATGATATATCAGCTTCCATCGATTTTTCTCCATCACCATCCTTTTCTGTACCTCCCTTTCTCATAACCCCGCAAGATCAATTTGATTTCTCTCAATTGCCACCTCAAATGCCATTAGCAGATTCTGTTGTTGAGGGATTTTCACAGTACCCTGACGAACCTGTACCACCTCTTATGACAGCTCCATTAGCATCAGTTTTTGAAGAGGATTGCTTGTCTTCAGTGCCTTCTTATGTTCCTTTGAACCCTTCTGCTCCTCCTTGTTCATTTCTCGGTCCTCCTATGGGACCATACATGCCTACTGGGCCTATAAATCCTGCTTCACTATCTGCTGACAACACTGGAATTTTCACCAGCAGCATTCTTATGGCTTCTGAATTGCAACAGCAAGACTTGGAATATCAAGGAGACAATGGTGGACTTTTCTGTCTAGATTCATTATCGAGGGTTTTTAACCCCGAAGAGCTTCAG gCACTTGGTGCTGAGAATCAGCAACTGGTGAGTGGGGCTGGGAACTCTACTTCTTTACCAACTGAGATTTCGATAGCCGAAGACCCAAATTTTAAAGTAGGAAAGCTCTCTGTTGAAGAGAGGAAAGAGAAGATCCACAGGTACATGAAGAAAAGGAATGAGAGGAACTTCACCAAGAAAATCAAG TATGCCTGCCGCAAAACACTTGCTGACAGCAGACCTCGAGTCCGAGGAAGATTTGCAAAGAACGATGACTTTGGAGAGACCCATCGACCTGTGGGAAGCAGTCATGAAGACGATGAA GTAGTTGTGAAAGAGGAAGAGGATTTGGTTGATTCCTCAGATATCTTTGCTCATATCAGCGGAGTGAACTCTTTCAAATGCAGCTACCCAATCCAGTCCTGGATTTGA